The following is a genomic window from Chryseobacterium sp. StRB126.
TTTTTTTTGTATTCTTTTTGGAGCAGTTTTTACTCTTACTTTAAATCTTTTCTGTGACTTGGTATTTTTACGCATATTTGTGAATATTTCGTAATTAAATATAGCTATTTTTTCGATTAAAAAAAATACTTTTACGGAAAATTATATATTAAATTTTATTCAAAAACATGACTGTGAAAACCATTTTAATTTACACATTGAAAATTCTGGGAGTCATTCTGGGAATTGTAATTGTTTATGTTCTTCTGGGATTACTGATCCCTTTCATTCCGGTTTCTGCCAAAGATGATGGGGAGCAGAAAGATATTGCTATTTATATTTATACCAATGGTGTTCATACCGACATTGTAATGCCTGTAAAGAATGATATGAAGGATTGGAGTCTTATGATTCCTTTTGCAGATACAAAATCTAAGAAAACAGATTATAAATATATCGGAATAGGATGGGGAGATAAAGGCTTTTATCTGGATACGCCAACCTGGGCAGACCTGAAGCTATCAACAGCTGTAAAAGCAGCTTTTTGGTTGAGCGATTCCGCCATGCACTGTACTTATTACTATGCCATGAAAGAAGGAGAAGACTGTAAAATGATTATGATCAGCAGAAGCCAGTATCAAAACTTAATTAAATTTGTAGAAGATAAATTTGATAGAGATCAGAACGGAAAATTCATGCTGATTCCTACCGATGCAGTATATGGCGATACCGATGCATTTTATGACGCCAAAGGAACCTACAGCTTCCTTTATACCTGTAATACGTGGTCTAATAATGCTTTAAAGGCTGCAGGACAGAAAGCAGCTCTTTGGACTCCCTCAGATTTTGGAATTTTCCAGCATTATAAATAAATATAAATCTGTTTTACCTATTTGTATTATTGCTTTATCATCAATAGAACGAAAATTCAGCAAAGCCTGTTTTAGTGTGGATGTATAATTAAAAAGAAGTAAGATGAAACATAAGCTTTTCCGTGAGCAACAATTAAACTGTGATGTAGAAACCGCCTGGAAATTTTTTTCCTCAGCCAATAATCTTTCGGAAATTACACCAAAAGATATGGGATTTACGGTATTGACAGAAATGGAAGATGATGAAATATATGAAGGAATGCTCATTGATTATTATGTTTCTCCATTATTTGGAATCAAAATGAAATGGCAGACCGAAATTACCCATGTAGATTTTCAGAAAAGCTTCATCGATTTTCAAAGGAAAGGTCCTTACAAATTATGGAATCACCATCATGAATTTATCCCAAATGATGAAGGTGTTTTTAATGAGAGATACCATACATTATGAACTTCCCATGGGATTCTTAGGCGAAATTGCCCATTCTTTATTCGTGAAAAACAAACTGGAATACATCTTTGATTATCGTTTCAGAGTGCTGAGCAGGTTGTTTTAATGCAAAACTTTGTTTATCCTTCTAACGAAGAAATAACCCTAATAGGATTTCTCGCAGATCAGACAGATCATGCAGATTTTATAGATTTATTATTTGGCAGATCTGCTAGATTATAAAATAAACAAAGCCCTTGTCATTGACTACCTTGAATCTTCAATTTCTGACGAAGGAAGAATCTTGTTGATTATTTTCACAGATTCTTCATTTCGTTTCTGTTCAGTCTGTATTCAGGATGACAACAAATATTCACTCTTCGTCATACTGCGGGAATCTCCATATTTTTGTTTTGCAGACCCTACTCATTAAAAAAAAACGTGATTTTATCAGTATTGTTTAAGTTTTTTTAACAGTTAAGGGGCAATAACTCCATCAAAATTTCTTATTTTTGCAGCACTATTGTTTTTATTAAAAAACTAAGTATTCTGATTGACATGGCAGGTCTGAGGTCACTTTTCTATTTTTATATCATATTGGTTTTTACCCTTTTCAATTCGAATTGGGCCGAAACATCATTGCAGAATATTCCTCACATTCCTCATGCAAGCAATATCCATTTGCTGGATGTTTACGAAGAAGCGGATATGAATACGCATGCGTTGCCTGCAGCTTCTAAGATTATAAAACATTCGGTACGTAAGGATGAACCGGCAGTAGGTGATTTTTCCGCAGTTTTAAAAATTGCTCCGAAAATCATACTTCCTGATATTGCTATTTCCATTATTTGTGGAGTGAAGTCCTTTCTCCATCTCCTCCAGTTGTACTAGTTTAAGTTGTTGAAATTCAGATAATCTTAACGAAAATTTTATAACTTAAACATTCAAAAATGTATTTTAAAAATGTAATAATTTGCAGTCTTGCAATATTATTCGCAGTGTCATGCAATAAAGACAAGAAACAAAACGGTCAAAAAGAGAAAGAAGTTCCTGTACTGGAAATCAAGGAGAAAGATACCTTGGTAAGCAATCAGTTTGTGACCGATATTCAGGCTAAGAAGAATGTGGAGATGCGTTCCAGAATCGGTGGAATTATTCAGCATATTTATGTTAATGAAGGGCAGTTTGTTCATCAGGGACAGCCCTTATTCAAAATCAATGATGCTGAATTACAGATGGAACTTTTAAAAGCCAATGCTGCTTTGAAACAAACTCAGGCTGATGTCCGTATCGCTGAAGTAGAACTGAAGCAGATCCAGAGTCTTCATGCTAAAAAATTTGTGGCCAATAATGAGCTGGAACTTGTAAAAGCTAAACTTTCATCCGCTCAGGCTAAGCATGCTTTTGCAGATGCTGAAAGAAGAGCGGTACTTCAGAAAATCAGTTTCACAAAGATTACAGCGCCTTTTGATGGGGTAATAGACGTAATTCCTCATAAAGACGGAAGTTTGGTGGAAAATGGAACCTTATTAACAACCTTATCACAGCTTAACGAGGTTTACGCCTACTTTTCAATTCCGGAAAACCTGTATTTTGAGCTTTTAGCCAATGATAAGATAGGAAGTCACCAAAAGATTGAATTAACGCTGCCAAACGGTGTGAATTATCAGTTTAACGGAGCTTTAAAAACCGCTGAAGGAGAAATCGACAGAACAACGGGATCTATCCGGTATAAAGTTCTTTTCCCGAATCCTGACCGTCTGATTAAACATGGTACTTCAGGAAAACTTATCATTTCCGAAAATCAGGATAATGCTATTCTTATTCCCCAAAAATCTACATTCTCTATTCAGGATAAAACCTATGTTTTTGTAGTAGATAAACAGAATAAGGTGAAAATGACAAGCATTAAGATCGGAAGTACGCTGAGGGATTCCTATATGTTGGAAAGCGGTCTTAAAAAAGGAGATTTAATCATTTATGAAGGTACTCAGTCCTTAAAGGATGGTGATATTATTAAAATCAAAAAGAAGTATTAACCTTTCATAATTTTTAAATCAATTTATTATGGTAGAGATGTTTATAAGACGAAAGGTTCTTTCGTTGGTTATTTCCATATTATTTGTATTGCTGGGAATTATGGCATTATTAAAGATGCCGATTACCCAGTTTCCAGATATTGTACCGCCTTCAGTAACAGTAACAGCAAAATATACTGGTGCCAATGCTGAAGTATCCGCCAATGCGGTTGCCCTTCCACTGGAGCGAGCCATTAATGGAGTTCCGGGAATGACGTATATGTCAACGGTAACTTCCAATGACGGGCTTACCCTGATTCAGGTTTTCTTTGAGGTGGGAACAGATCCGGATGTAGCGGCGGTGAACGTTCAGAATAGGGTAACAACTATTCTTGATGAACTTCCTGAAGAAGTAATTCGTGCCGGAGTAACTACTGAAAAGGAGGTGAACAGTATGCTGATGTACCTCAACATTACGAGTACAGATCCAAGTCAGGATGAGCAGTTCATTTATAATTTTACAGATATTAACGTTCTTCAGGAACTGAAACGTATTGATGGAGTTGGTCGTGCTGAAATCATGGGGCAGAAAGAATACTCTATGAGGATATGGCTTGATCCACAGAAGATGGCAGCCTATAATATTTCTGCAGATGAAGTCATTACTTCGTTGCAAAAACAAAATATTTCGGCAGCACCCGGAAAAGTGGGAGAAACGTCCGGGAAAACTTCCAGCCAGCTTCAATATGTAATTAAATATAAAGGGAAATTCTTTGAACCTAAGCAATATGAAGAAGTTCCGATCCGATCCGATGTAGACGGAACCATCCTGAAGCTTAAAGATATAGCTAAAGTAGAGTTTGGGGCGATGAACTACGGAATGGTTTCCAAAACAGACGGAAGGCCTTCTGCATCCATTATGATGAAGCAGCGTCCCGGTTCCAATGCCTCTGAAGTAATTGAAAGCGTAAAAGCTAAAATGGAAGAATTAAAAGGGACTTCATTTCCACCCGGAATGGAATATAATATGGCCTACGATGTTTCCAGATTCCTTGATGCTTCCATCAGTGCAGTATTAACAACCCTTATTGAAGCCTTTATTCTGGTAGGAATTGTAGTGTTTATCTTCCTTCAGGATTGGCGTTCTACATTGATACCTGTATTAGCTGTTCCGGTGGCATTGATAGGCACCTTTGCCTTTATGAATATGCTGGATTTCTCCGTAAACCTATTGACATTATTTGCTTTGGTATTGGCTATCGGAATTGTGGTAGATAACGCCATTGTCGTCGTTGAGGCCGTTCATGTAAAAATGGAAGAAGGTATGAATGCGATGGATGCTACCATCAGTGCTACAAAGGAAATTGCAGGAGCAGTAGTAGCGATTACCATTGTAATGTCTGCTGTATTCATTCCGGTGGCATTTTTGGATGGTCCGGTAGGAGTGTTTTACCGTCAGTTTTCATTGACACTGGCCATCAGTATTGTTATTTCAGGGGTGAATGCATTGACGCTTACTCCGGCATTGTGTGCCATTATTTTAAAACCACACAATCATAATAAAAAGAAAACGATTATTGACAGAGCTTTCCAAAGTTTCAATACTGGTTTTGAAAGACTTACCAATGGCTATGTTGGAATTCTATCAAAATTTGCCACAAGAACTACAGTTACTTTTGGGTTATTGTTCCTGTTCATTGGGTTAACGTTTGTAACCAGTAAGTTCCTTCCAACCGGATTTATTCCAATGGAAGACCAGGGAATGGTGTATGTAAGTGTAACCACTCCACAAGGGGCGACCGTAGAAAGAACAGAAAAGGTTTTGGATGAAGTAACAGTGATTGCCAAGAAGATAAAAGGAGTTGAAAACGTAACAACACTGGCAGGATACAGTATCGTAACGGAAATTGCAGGTTCATCCTACGGAATGGCGATGATTAACCTAAAAGACTGGAAAGAAAGATCTATTTCAGTTAATGAATTGATTACCGAGCTTTCAGAGAAAACAAAAGGGATTGCTGATGCACAGATCGAAATCTTTGCTCCGCCAACGGTTCCTGGATTTGGAAATACAAGTGGCTTTGAATTGCGTTTGTTGGATAGAACAGGAGGGACTATTGAAAATACAGATAAGATCACCAAAGATTTTGTCAAAAAATTGAATGAAGCTCCAGAGTTGCAGAACAGCTTTACAAGCTTTGATGCGACTTTCCCGCAATACATGATTAATGTAGATTATGATATGGCTGCGAAGAAAGGAATATCCGTAGATAATGCGATGTCCACATTGCAGACCATGCTGGGATCTTATTATGCCACCAACTTTATCCGTTTTAGTCAGATGTATAAAGTAATGGTTCAGGCAAGTCCGGAACACAGAGACACGCCTGAAAGTATTCTGAATTTATACCTGAAAAATGATAAAGGGGAAATGATTCCTTTTTCAACATTTATCACCATTGAAAAAGTATATGGACCGGAAGTACTGACGAGGTATAACATGTATATGTCAGCTATGATTAATGGAGAGCCTGCAGATGGTTATAGTTCAGGTGATGCTATTGCGGCGGTAGAGCGAGTTGCTAAAGAAACGCTTCCAAGAGGTTTCGATATTGAATGGTCAGGGATGACAAGAGAAGAAATCTTATCAGGAAATCAAACCGTATATATTTTCCTGATCTGTCTGTTGTTTGTATACCTTTTACTGGCTGCCCAATATGAAAGTTTCCTTCTTCCGATGCCTGTATTATTAAGCCTTCCAACCGGAATCTTTGGTTCTTATATCGCATTGGTATTGGCAGGATTGGATAATAATATTTACGCACAGGTTGCTTTGGTCATGCTGATCGGGCTTTTAGCGAAAAATGCCATCCTGATTGTAGAATTTGCAGTAGCCAGAAATAAACAGGGGTATGATATTATTCCTGCGGCCATTGAAGGAGCAAGACAACGTCTGAGACCTATTCTGATGACTTCTTTTGCCTTTGTGGCCGGACTTATCCCGTTGTGTATTGCATCAGGAGCCGGAGCAATTGGTAACCGTTCTATTGGTACGGCAGCAGCAGGAGGAATGCTGATAGGAACCATCTTCGGATTGGTAGTCATTCCAGGGTTGTATATATTCTTTGCGAAACTTGAAAATAAGAAGAAAGATGAAAAGATTAAATCATAGAAATATATTGTACAGTATAGCTGCCTTAAGCTTAGTTTCATGTGCTGTTCCGCAGGTTGCGGATATCAAAAAAGCGCAGACACTTCCGGAAATACCTGCTAAAACAGTAAGTTCAGAAGAATTTCAGCAACTTGATCTGAAAGCTTATTTTACTGATGCTCATTTACTGGAGCTTTTTAATAAAGTAGTCCAGGCCAACCCGGATTTTCAGATTGCGCAGCAAAGAGTGGAAATAGCTAATAGTTTCCTGCAAAGATCGAAGATGGATCTTTTACCTTCTCTTGAAGTAGGAGCAGAAGTTAGTGGAAACCACTATGGAAAATATACGATGGAGGGAGTGGGAAATTATGATACCAACCTTTCCCCCAATATCACGGAAAAGCAGAAAATCAACCGTGATTTCACGCCCAATTATTGGCTTGGAGCAAGAAGCAGCTGGGAAATTGATGCATGGGGTAAGTTGAAAAATAAGAAACTTGCCGCCCAAAAGAAGTATCTGGCTTCTACAGAAGGATTGCGATTGCTTCAGGTGGAGCTTTTCACCGATATTGCTAACCTGTATTATCAGTTGGTAGCTTTGGATAACCGTTTGGCGATTTATCAGAAAAACTACAATCTTCAACAGAGAGCTTTTGAAATTGTTCTGGCACAGCGTGAAGTAGGAAAAGCTACAGAACTTGCCGTACAACAATTCAAAGCACAGAATAACAACTGGCTGGCGGAAATAGAACATATCAAAGTAGAGATTGTAACCGTGGAACAGGCCATTACAACTTTAACAGGAAGTTATGGCGGTGAGGTGAATCGTGGTAAAATCCTGATGCCTACCAATATGGATGTTTTAAATAAAACCATTAATGTAGAAGCTGTTATACACTCAAGACCGGATGTGGCAGCCCATTATTATGTGTTGGAGGCTTCTCAGGCAGATGCCAAGGCCGCAAGAGCAGCTTTTTACCCAAAAATCGATCTTGGAGTGGGAATTGGGATGAATTCTTTCTCTGTAGAAACATTTTTCAAACCCAGCTCATTAGCAGGGCAGCTGTTGGGTGGGTTAATGGTTCCTGTTTTTAATAAAGGTCAGCTGAAATATGAGTTTAAAGTAGCCAGTAAAGAACAGGAGATTGCTTTTTTAAATTATCAGAAGAGTATCACCACGGCATTCAATGAGCTTCAGTCTATTTTGAAACAGACCAGAATTTATGAAAGAGTTTTAAAATTAAAATCAGAAGAAGTAGGTTTTCTGGACCGTGGAGTTGAGGTTTCCAATGATCTGTACCTTACAGGATACGCGAATTATTTCGAACTGATTAACTCACAAAAAAGTAAACTGACGGCAGAGCTTGATCTGTTACAGTTTCAGCATCAGAATACGAGAAATAATGTTCTGTTGTTTAAAGCTTTAGGGGGAAAATTGAATTAAAAATAATCAATTACTTTTTCGGTTTTGTAAACCGACCATTTTTATTTTTTTACGATGAAGAAAGAGGCTGTCTCAGTAGGAGGCAGCTTCTTTTGATTTTTAAAGAGATTATAATTTTTTTGTTAAATAACCCGAGTTTGGGATCATAAAATTAAGGATAGTAGTCTGGAAGCTGGAAGCGAGAGGCTGGAAGTTACTATACAAGGTGTAGAATTACGAATTATCCGAAATTCGGACCTAAAACACAATTAAAATAGTACAGTATAGAGCACTGAGATCCTGAGTTA
Proteins encoded in this region:
- a CDS encoding efflux RND transporter permease subunit, whose amino-acid sequence is MVEMFIRRKVLSLVISILFVLLGIMALLKMPITQFPDIVPPSVTVTAKYTGANAEVSANAVALPLERAINGVPGMTYMSTVTSNDGLTLIQVFFEVGTDPDVAAVNVQNRVTTILDELPEEVIRAGVTTEKEVNSMLMYLNITSTDPSQDEQFIYNFTDINVLQELKRIDGVGRAEIMGQKEYSMRIWLDPQKMAAYNISADEVITSLQKQNISAAPGKVGETSGKTSSQLQYVIKYKGKFFEPKQYEEVPIRSDVDGTILKLKDIAKVEFGAMNYGMVSKTDGRPSASIMMKQRPGSNASEVIESVKAKMEELKGTSFPPGMEYNMAYDVSRFLDASISAVLTTLIEAFILVGIVVFIFLQDWRSTLIPVLAVPVALIGTFAFMNMLDFSVNLLTLFALVLAIGIVVDNAIVVVEAVHVKMEEGMNAMDATISATKEIAGAVVAITIVMSAVFIPVAFLDGPVGVFYRQFSLTLAISIVISGVNALTLTPALCAIILKPHNHNKKKTIIDRAFQSFNTGFERLTNGYVGILSKFATRTTVTFGLLFLFIGLTFVTSKFLPTGFIPMEDQGMVYVSVTTPQGATVERTEKVLDEVTVIAKKIKGVENVTTLAGYSIVTEIAGSSYGMAMINLKDWKERSISVNELITELSEKTKGIADAQIEIFAPPTVPGFGNTSGFELRLLDRTGGTIENTDKITKDFVKKLNEAPELQNSFTSFDATFPQYMINVDYDMAAKKGISVDNAMSTLQTMLGSYYATNFIRFSQMYKVMVQASPEHRDTPESILNLYLKNDKGEMIPFSTFITIEKVYGPEVLTRYNMYMSAMINGEPADGYSSGDAIAAVERVAKETLPRGFDIEWSGMTREEILSGNQTVYIFLICLLFVYLLLAAQYESFLLPMPVLLSLPTGIFGSYIALVLAGLDNNIYAQVALVMLIGLLAKNAILIVEFAVARNKQGYDIIPAAIEGARQRLRPILMTSFAFVAGLIPLCIASGAGAIGNRSIGTAAAGGMLIGTIFGLVVIPGLYIFFAKLENKKKDEKIKS
- a CDS encoding TolC family protein; translated protein: MKRLNHRNILYSIAALSLVSCAVPQVADIKKAQTLPEIPAKTVSSEEFQQLDLKAYFTDAHLLELFNKVVQANPDFQIAQQRVEIANSFLQRSKMDLLPSLEVGAEVSGNHYGKYTMEGVGNYDTNLSPNITEKQKINRDFTPNYWLGARSSWEIDAWGKLKNKKLAAQKKYLASTEGLRLLQVELFTDIANLYYQLVALDNRLAIYQKNYNLQQRAFEIVLAQREVGKATELAVQQFKAQNNNWLAEIEHIKVEIVTVEQAITTLTGSYGGEVNRGKILMPTNMDVLNKTINVEAVIHSRPDVAAHYYVLEASQADAKAARAAFYPKIDLGVGIGMNSFSVETFFKPSSLAGQLLGGLMVPVFNKGQLKYEFKVASKEQEIAFLNYQKSITTAFNELQSILKQTRIYERVLKLKSEEVGFLDRGVEVSNDLYLTGYANYFELINSQKSKLTAELDLLQFQHQNTRNNVLLFKALGGKLN
- a CDS encoding SRPBCC family protein, which produces MKHKLFREQQLNCDVETAWKFFSSANNLSEITPKDMGFTVLTEMEDDEIYEGMLIDYYVSPLFGIKMKWQTEITHVDFQKSFIDFQRKGPYKLWNHHHEFIPNDEGVFNERYHTL
- a CDS encoding efflux RND transporter periplasmic adaptor subunit translates to MYFKNVIICSLAILFAVSCNKDKKQNGQKEKEVPVLEIKEKDTLVSNQFVTDIQAKKNVEMRSRIGGIIQHIYVNEGQFVHQGQPLFKINDAELQMELLKANAALKQTQADVRIAEVELKQIQSLHAKKFVANNELELVKAKLSSAQAKHAFADAERRAVLQKISFTKITAPFDGVIDVIPHKDGSLVENGTLLTTLSQLNEVYAYFSIPENLYFELLANDKIGSHQKIELTLPNGVNYQFNGALKTAEGEIDRTTGSIRYKVLFPNPDRLIKHGTSGKLIISENQDNAILIPQKSTFSIQDKTYVFVVDKQNKVKMTSIKIGSTLRDSYMLESGLKKGDLIIYEGTQSLKDGDIIKIKKKY
- a CDS encoding TIGR02117 family protein; translated protein: MTVKTILIYTLKILGVILGIVIVYVLLGLLIPFIPVSAKDDGEQKDIAIYIYTNGVHTDIVMPVKNDMKDWSLMIPFADTKSKKTDYKYIGIGWGDKGFYLDTPTWADLKLSTAVKAAFWLSDSAMHCTYYYAMKEGEDCKMIMISRSQYQNLIKFVEDKFDRDQNGKFMLIPTDAVYGDTDAFYDAKGTYSFLYTCNTWSNNALKAAGQKAALWTPSDFGIFQHYK